In the genome of Aspergillus flavus chromosome 8, complete sequence, one region contains:
- a CDS encoding mitochondrial carrier protein Leu5 has protein sequence MGGTSPSGSLVEDSSNVTRNSHRDNHGLESDNSSRNRGFDWRNGVAGGVAGCAAKTIVAPMERIKILFQTSNPHFLPYSTRWNGFIEAISHIRTSHGVPALFKGHAASLIRVFPYAGINFLAYEQLQRVIIISPKRDTPFHRFFCGSTAGAISTAFTYPLELIRIRLAFETEQHRHSSWFRISRRIYFESGGKGSLLNLYQGIGPTMLGILPYAGTSFVTHDLMRDQLRSPLFAPYALEKGSSTRLTAVAQLCCGAIAGIVAQTVAYPIDILRRRMQVGSVVGSRLGILETARRVLMERGVKGFYVGLTIGYVKMAPMVATSFYVYDRMKRLLGLTE, from the exons ATGGGTGGCACTAGTCCTTCTGGTTCGCTCGTAGAAGATTCATCCAATGTGACAAGAAACAGTCACCGTGATAATCATGGCTTAGAATCGGACAATTCCAGCCGAAACCGGGGTTTTGATTGGAGAAATGGAGTAGCGGGAGGTGTTGCAGGCTGCGCA GCAAAGACGATTGTTGCTCCGATGGAGAGAATCAAGATTCTCTTTCAAACGTCGAATCCGCATTTCCTGCCGTATTCAACCCGGTGGAATGGTTTCATCGAGGCTATCAGTCATATTCGGACGAGCCATGGGGTGCCTGCACTTTTCAAAGGCCACGCGGCGAGTCTGATCCGCGTTTTTCCATATGCTGGTATTAACTTTTTGGCATACGAACAACTCCAACGTGTAATCATCATATCACCCAAGAGAGACACACCGTTTCATCGATTCTTCTGCGGGAGTACGGCGGGTGCCATCTCCACCGCCTTTACATATCCTCTTGAGTTGATCCGTATCCGTCTTGCCTTTGAAACAGAACAGCACAGGCATTCCTCTTGGTTCAGGATTAGTCGAAGAATTTACTTTGAAAGCGGCGGTAAAGGtagtttattaaatctttatcAAGGAATTGGCCCGACTATGCTAGGCATACTTCCCTATGCCGGCACCTCATTCGTAACCCACGATTTAATGAGAGATCAGCTGCGCTCACCTTTGTTTGCGCCTTATGCTCTTGAAAAGGGATCATCAACTCGACTGACGGCAGTTGCGCAGCTTTGTTGCGGTGCAATCGCTGGCATTGTTGCTCAAACAGTTGCTTACCCCATCGATATCCTTCGGCGACGAATGCAAGTCGGAAGCGTGGTTGGCAGTAGATTAGGAATCTTAGAGACAGCTCGTCGCGTACTTATGGAGAGAGGAGTCAAGGGCTTCTATGTTGGCCTGACAATTGGTTACGTGAAAATGGCTCCCATGGTGGCGACGAGTTTCTACGTCTATGATCGAATGAAACGACTATTGGGCCTTACCGAGTAA
- a CDS encoding putative efflux pump antibiotic resistance protein — translation MIVDASADHAPEQHSLHEKKSPGLQDTNLDQQSSTSPSDEGEYPTGLRLTFVVVALILAIFLTSLDFTIIATAIPRITDDFHSLGDVAWYGSAFFLVTAGFQTAWGKAYLFFSLKITFLLAIFLFEVGSLICGVAPSSVALIVGRAIAGLGAAGVNTGSFTLAAFCAPPQKRPIFTGLIGLSYGIASVVGPLLGGVFTEKATWRWCFYINLPVGAVSAIFIIIFFQSPQASKSTDTSSLWSKVMQMDPIGTFLMMASVTCYILAMQYGGLTYPWNSSVVIGLIVGFVAILAVLCGWEVYMGEMAMSCPRLVKKHAIPSAVGFFFFGSYIVVIYYLPIYFQSIDGTSAIGSGVHNLPFILAVSIFTVLSGILISMTGYPAPFVISGAAVGTIGCGLLYTFNIGTSTGKWIGYQILASVGNGFGVQVPMIMAQGNTEPKDMAATTAILMCFQTVGGAFMQSGAQAAFANRLLIELPRTAPEVDPSAVVAAGATELKSFGSSLQGIRLAYMDGIKVTFAFACASMGVAFILAFFARRARIGGEAVKNAMAAFGVSAQILCLGAYSTPAILACG, via the exons ATGATAGTTGACGCAAGTGCTGATCACGCTCCAGAGCAGCACTCGCTTCATGAAAAGAAATCTCCCGGACTCCAGGATACAAACCTCGACCAGCAATCCTCAACCTCGCCGAGCGATGAAGGTGAATATCCGACCGGCTTACGACTAACTTTCgttgttgttgctttgaTCTTGGCGATTTTCTTGACTTCTTTAGACTTC ACCATTATTGCGACAGCTATTCCACGTATTACCGATGACTTTCATAGTCTTGGAGATGTGGCTTGGTATGGGTCGGCCTTTTTTCTGGTCACTGCTGGCTTTCAAACAGCCT GGGGCAAGGCATATCTCTTCTTTAGCCTGAAGATCACATTTCTGCTGGcgatctttctttttgaagtGGGAAGTTTGATCTGTGGAGTCGCGCCTTCCTCGGTAGCCCTGATTGTCGGTCGTGCGATTGCTGGCTTGGGAGCTGCAGGCGTGAATACAGGATCCTTCACCCTGGCTGCGTTTTGCGCACCACCCCAGAAAAGACCTATCTTCACAGGATTAATTGGTCTTTCTTATG GAATTGCATCGGTCGTGGGACCACTTCTTGGGGGTGTCTTTACGGAAAAGGCCACATGGAGATGGTGCTTCTACATCAATCTACCAGTAGGCGCTGTGTCAGCGATCTtcattattatctttttccaaAGCCCTCAAGCCTCGAAGTCTACGGACACCTCATCCTTGTGGTCAAAGGTGATGCAGATGGACCCCATTGGAACTTTCTTGATGATGGCCTCAGTGACCTGCTATATCCTCGCAATGCAATATGGCGGATTGACGTACCCTTGGAACAGTTCAGTTGTCATTGGCTTAATCGTCGGCTTCGTGGCAATCTTAGCCGTTCTCTGTGGGTGGGAAGTATACATGGGCGAGATGGCCATGTCCTGTCCTCGCTTGGTCAAGAAGCATGCAATTCCCTCGGCAgtgggcttcttcttcttcggttcATACATCGTGGTGATTTATTATCTACCAATTTACTTCCAGAGTATTGATGGCACTTCCGCCATTGGCTCGGGTGTTCACAACCTGCCTTTTATCCTTGCGGTGTCCATTTTCACGGTGTTGAGTGGCATTTTGATTTCCATGACTGGCTATCCCGCACCGTTTGTTATATCAGGGGCCGCAGTCGGCACGATCGGATGTGGCCTTTTATATACATTCAATATCGGTACCAGTACCGGTAAGTGGATTGGCTACCAAATCCTAGCCAGTGTCGGGAATGGATTTGGAGTCCAAGTTCCGATGATCATGGCCCAGGGAAATACAGAACCGAAAGACATGGCGGCGACAACTGCGATTTTAATGT GCTTCCAAACTGTCGGTGGTGCCTTTATGCAATCCGGTGCCCAAGCCGCATTCGCCAATCGCCTCCTCATTGAACTTCCCCGAACGGCGCCGGAGGTTGATCCCTCAGCTGTAGTGGCTGCGGGAGCAACAGAGCTAAAGTCCTTTGGCTCCAGCTTGCAAGGAATCCGCCTCGCTTACATGGATGGAATCAAAGTAACCTTCGCATTCGCATGTGCTTCGATGGGGGTGGCTTTCATCTTGGCCTTTTTCGCTCGGCGGGCAAGAATTGGGGGGGAAGCTGTAAAgaatgccatggctgct TTTGGCGTTTCAGCTCAAATCTTGTGCCTTGGTGCCTACAGTACTCCAGCAATCCTCGCGTGTGGTTGA